One Desulfobulbus propionicus DSM 2032 DNA segment encodes these proteins:
- the amrB gene encoding AmmeMemoRadiSam system protein B — translation MTRMPAVADRFYPGNPDQLRAAMDMLVPVVAEERKRDALAVVMPHAGYVYSGATAGATISRVRVPETVLIMGPNHHGRGQALALGTEEWRMPLGTVPIDRQLATAILQSSSIIREDQEAHQYEHSLEVQVPFLQQVQPNLAIVPLVVSMIPFDLCQTVARELAVAIGSLRRSVLMVASSDMSHYESRQQASKKDRLAIDRILAMDPQGLYATVLGQHISMCGVIPATIALLAAQELGATTADLIRYTDSGEASGDTSQVVGYAGLIIS, via the coding sequence ATGACACGGATGCCCGCTGTTGCCGATCGTTTTTATCCCGGAAATCCTGACCAGTTACGGGCCGCCATGGACATGCTCGTTCCGGTGGTGGCCGAGGAACGCAAGCGCGATGCCCTGGCGGTGGTCATGCCCCATGCCGGGTATGTTTACTCCGGCGCGACCGCCGGCGCGACCATCAGCCGGGTCCGGGTGCCCGAGACGGTGCTGATCATGGGGCCCAACCATCACGGCCGTGGGCAGGCCCTGGCGCTCGGCACCGAAGAATGGCGCATGCCCCTGGGCACGGTGCCGATCGACCGGCAGCTGGCAACGGCCATCCTCCAGTCCTCGTCAATCATCCGCGAAGATCAGGAGGCGCACCAGTATGAACACTCCCTCGAAGTGCAGGTGCCTTTCCTTCAGCAGGTGCAGCCGAACCTCGCCATTGTTCCCCTTGTGGTGTCGATGATTCCCTTCGACCTCTGCCAAACTGTGGCCCGGGAACTGGCGGTGGCCATCGGCAGTCTCAGGCGTTCGGTGCTGATGGTTGCCTCAAGCGACATGAGCCACTATGAATCGCGCCAACAGGCGAGCAAAAAGGATCGGTTGGCGATCGACCGCATCCTGGCCATGGACCCCCAAGGCCTGTACGCGACAGTGCTCGGTCAGCACATCTCGATGTGCGGCGTCATCCCGGCAACCATCGCCCTGCTGGCCGCCCAGGAACTGGGCGCCACCACGGCTGACCTGATCCGCTACACCGACTCCGGAGAGGCCAGTGGCGATACCTCTCAGGTGGTCGGCTATGCCGGGTTGATCATCTCCTAA
- the cysS gene encoding cysteine--tRNA ligase gives MSIRIYNTLSRRKEILQPLEEGHVKLYVCGITSYDYCHIGHARSALVFDMVVRYLRHRGYKVTFVRNFTDIDDKIINRANEQGIDSASLALRFINEFYTDMDALGTLRPDLEPKATEHIPEMIGLIEDLIDKGMAYPADGDVYFRVERFVGYGQLSGRGLADMQAGARVEVNDKKEHPMDFVLWKAAKPGEPKWPSPWGEGRPGWHIECSAMSRKYLGETFDIHGGGKDLVFPHHENEIAQSCGASGKPFANLWMHHGFVTIKEEKMSKSLGNFLTIRDVLKQYEPEVLRLFIFSTQYRNPLDFTETALHDARAGLERMYECLAQVEDLPAEGTEGASVITDKDRTALASLVDRFHQAMDNDFNTAQALAHLFDTVKLLNKVLRTLPERPAAADLNLLRTTAAEFRELAGVLGLVQRNPAEVVAGNRAKILAGIDLDEETINGLITKRNQARAAKDWSTSDEVRDYLLEHRIVLKDSPEGTTWEVKK, from the coding sequence ATGTCGATCAGAATCTACAATACCCTCAGCCGCCGCAAGGAGATCCTGCAACCCCTGGAAGAGGGCCATGTCAAACTCTACGTCTGCGGCATTACCTCTTACGACTACTGCCATATCGGCCATGCGCGCTCCGCTCTGGTGTTCGACATGGTGGTCCGTTACCTGCGTCATCGTGGCTACAAAGTGACTTTTGTTCGAAATTTCACCGATATTGACGATAAGATCATCAATCGGGCCAACGAGCAGGGGATCGACAGTGCCAGCCTGGCCCTGCGGTTTATTAACGAATTTTACACCGATATGGATGCACTCGGCACCCTGCGGCCCGACCTTGAGCCCAAGGCCACCGAACACATTCCGGAAATGATCGGCCTGATCGAGGACCTGATCGACAAAGGCATGGCGTATCCTGCGGATGGGGACGTCTATTTTCGGGTCGAGCGGTTTGTCGGCTACGGCCAGCTCTCTGGCCGCGGTTTGGCCGACATGCAGGCCGGGGCCCGGGTGGAGGTCAACGACAAGAAAGAACATCCCATGGATTTTGTCCTGTGGAAAGCGGCCAAGCCCGGAGAGCCGAAGTGGCCCAGCCCCTGGGGCGAGGGACGGCCGGGGTGGCATATCGAATGCTCGGCCATGAGCCGCAAGTACCTCGGGGAAACCTTCGACATCCACGGCGGCGGCAAGGACTTGGTCTTTCCCCATCACGAAAACGAGATCGCCCAAAGCTGCGGCGCCTCGGGCAAACCCTTTGCCAACCTGTGGATGCATCACGGATTCGTCACCATCAAGGAGGAAAAAATGTCCAAATCGCTGGGCAATTTCCTCACCATCCGCGACGTGCTCAAGCAGTATGAGCCAGAGGTGCTGCGGCTGTTTATCTTTTCCACCCAGTACCGCAATCCCCTCGATTTCACCGAAACCGCCCTGCACGATGCCCGCGCGGGCCTGGAGCGGATGTACGAATGCCTGGCACAGGTGGAAGACCTGCCCGCCGAGGGAACGGAGGGGGCTTCGGTCATCACCGACAAGGACCGCACGGCGTTGGCATCGCTTGTCGACCGTTTTCATCAGGCCATGGACAACGACTTCAACACTGCCCAGGCCCTAGCCCATCTGTTCGACACGGTCAAACTTCTCAACAAGGTTCTGCGCACCCTGCCGGAGCGGCCGGCTGCCGCGGACCTCAACCTGCTGCGGACCACAGCGGCCGAGTTCCGCGAGCTGGCCGGCGTGCTCGGTCTGGTCCAGCGAAATCCAGCCGAAGTGGTAGCCGGCAACAGGGCCAAGATTCTGGCCGGGATCGACTTGGACGAAGAAACGATCAACGGCCTGATCACGAAACGCAACCAGGCCCGGGCCGCCAAGGATTGGTCGACCTCCGACGAGGTGCGCGATTATCTCTTGGAGCATCGGATCGTGCTCAAGGACAGCCCGGAGGGCACCACCTGGGAAGTGAAGAAATAA
- a CDS encoding AmpG family muropeptide MFS transporter: MNVHLSREIFSPRMLVAFLMGFACGVPLLLTSSVLQAWMTEQGVDLSVIGLYSLVGLPYTLKFLWAPVFDRYTLPFFGRRRGWMLVTQLTLIVALVALGLTDPGQTPWLVALAAFVVTFFSASQDIVIDAYRREDLSDHQLGLGSSLYVNGYRLGMLLAGSGGLILADYLAFSQVYALMAASLLVGVGTTLLCREPPMTKGMPGTFREAIVEPFVEYFRRDHALVLLLFILLYKIGDQMASTMTTPFYLALGFSKTQIGAVAKLFGFWSAIAGGLVGGAILLRAGIIRSLWVFGILQAVAILSFSALALMGNTVVGLAIAIVLEQLTSGMGTSAYVAYMASLTNKRFTATQYALLSSCMGIPRVIIAAPAGWMAESVGWPLFFLGCTLAAVPGLLLLPLVAAQYRQDAQ; this comes from the coding sequence ATGAATGTCCACTTGTCTCGTGAAATCTTCTCGCCGCGCATGCTGGTCGCCTTTCTCATGGGATTTGCCTGCGGCGTGCCGTTGCTCCTCACCTCTTCCGTGCTTCAGGCCTGGATGACCGAGCAGGGAGTCGATCTGTCGGTGATCGGCCTCTATTCGCTGGTGGGGCTGCCCTATACCCTCAAGTTTCTCTGGGCGCCGGTGTTCGACCGCTATACCTTGCCCTTTTTCGGCCGCCGTCGCGGCTGGATGCTGGTGACGCAGCTGACCCTGATTGTCGCCCTGGTGGCCTTGGGGTTGACCGATCCGGGGCAGACTCCTTGGCTGGTGGCCCTGGCGGCCTTTGTTGTCACGTTTTTTTCCGCCTCGCAGGACATCGTCATCGATGCCTACCGGCGGGAAGATCTCAGCGACCATCAGCTGGGCCTGGGCAGTTCGCTCTACGTCAACGGCTATCGTCTGGGCATGCTGCTCGCCGGCAGCGGCGGTTTGATTCTGGCGGATTATCTTGCCTTTTCCCAGGTCTACGCGCTGATGGCGGCCTCGTTGCTGGTGGGGGTGGGCACCACGCTGCTCTGCCGGGAACCGCCAATGACCAAGGGCATGCCCGGCACCTTCCGCGAGGCGATCGTGGAACCCTTTGTCGAGTATTTCCGCCGTGATCATGCCCTGGTACTGCTCTTGTTCATCCTTCTGTACAAAATCGGCGACCAGATGGCCTCGACCATGACCACCCCTTTTTATCTCGCCCTGGGGTTCAGCAAGACCCAGATCGGCGCGGTGGCCAAGCTGTTCGGCTTCTGGTCGGCGATCGCCGGCGGCCTGGTTGGCGGGGCGATTCTGCTCCGCGCCGGGATTATCCGCAGCCTGTGGGTGTTCGGCATCCTCCAGGCGGTGGCCATCCTCAGTTTTTCCGCGCTGGCCCTGATGGGCAACACGGTTGTCGGCCTGGCAATCGCCATTGTTCTTGAACAGTTGACCAGCGGCATGGGTACCAGCGCCTATGTGGCCTACATGGCGTCCTTGACCAACAAACGATTTACCGCCACCCAGTATGCCCTTCTTTCCAGTTGCATGGGCATTCCGCGGGTGATCATCGCCGCGCCGGCCGGTTGGATGGCCGAATCCGTGGGCTGGCCGCTGTTTTTTCTCGGTTGCACCCTGGCCGCCGTGCCCGGCCTGCTGCTCCTGCCGCTGGTGGCGGCACAATATCGCCAGGATGCGCAATAA
- a CDS encoding TIGR03790 family protein → MEQGASQKPVKIFLLLAWVVFMPMAVHALAPNEIVVVANARARGSLELAEYYMRRRQIPLDHLVRVGTTQNEQCSRQEYNQAIREPVRQGLIRLGKDRRIRCLVTMYGVPLAIRPLESEETETAQKVRMDSRAAVDSELALVLAGDYPLEGWLPNPYFMGFRQQQGPLKRDLVLMVSRLDGPDTQTVRRLIDDALFAEKEGLRGQACFDARWPKPAASTLSGYALYDASIHAAAERIRASKRMSTVRLDDGDALLQPGDCPQTALYSGWYSLGRYVDAFTWVRGAIGYHIASSECSTLKQKDAQVWCKRMLEDGAAVTIGPVYEPYVQAFPPPELFFSTLADGYLGVAESYLVSLPFLSWQMVLIGDPLYQPFAPR, encoded by the coding sequence ATGGAACAGGGCGCCAGTCAAAAACCGGTAAAAATTTTTCTTCTCTTGGCGTGGGTGGTCTTCATGCCCATGGCCGTTCACGCCCTCGCGCCGAACGAAATCGTGGTGGTCGCCAACGCCAGGGCTAGGGGCAGCCTGGAACTGGCCGAGTACTACATGCGGCGGCGGCAGATTCCCCTGGATCATCTGGTGCGCGTCGGCACCACCCAGAACGAGCAGTGCTCGCGGCAGGAATACAACCAAGCGATTCGTGAGCCGGTGCGCCAGGGGCTGATCCGTTTGGGCAAGGATCGGCGGATTCGTTGCCTGGTGACGATGTACGGCGTGCCGCTGGCGATTCGGCCGCTGGAGTCCGAGGAAACGGAGACAGCTCAGAAGGTTCGGATGGATTCCCGGGCGGCGGTCGATTCCGAACTGGCGTTGGTGCTGGCCGGCGACTATCCGCTCGAGGGATGGCTGCCCAATCCCTATTTTATGGGATTCCGTCAGCAACAGGGCCCGTTGAAGCGGGATCTGGTGCTGATGGTCAGCCGTTTGGACGGACCGGACACGCAAACCGTCCGGCGATTGATCGATGACGCTCTCTTCGCGGAAAAGGAGGGGCTACGGGGCCAGGCCTGTTTTGACGCCCGCTGGCCCAAGCCTGCGGCGAGCACTCTCAGCGGCTACGCCCTGTACGATGCCTCGATCCACGCCGCCGCCGAACGCATCCGTGCCAGCAAGCGCATGTCCACGGTGCGGCTTGACGACGGCGATGCCCTCTTGCAACCCGGCGATTGCCCGCAAACCGCCCTGTACAGCGGCTGGTACAGTCTGGGGCGCTATGTGGATGCCTTTACCTGGGTTCGGGGCGCCATCGGCTATCATATTGCCAGCAGCGAATGCTCCACCCTCAAACAGAAGGATGCGCAGGTCTGGTGCAAACGGATGCTCGAGGACGGGGCAGCCGTGACCATCGGTCCGGTCTACGAACCCTATGTCCAGGCCTTTCCCCCGCCGGAGCTGTTTTTTTCCACCCTGGCCGATGGCTATCTCGGCGTGGCCGAAAGCTATTTGGTCAGTCTGCCGTTTCTTTCCTGGCAGATGGTGTTGATCGGCGATCCGCTGTATCAGCCGTTTGCGCCCCGATAA
- the mutY gene encoding A/G-specific adenine glycosylase translates to MIDKENTAEIADFQQRLLHWFEAHQRPLPWRATYDPYHVWISEIMGQQTQMERVALYFTRWIDQFPDIAAVAEAEEQAILKAWEGLGYYSRARNIQRTARLLLADGKPEIPQDTQQLLKLPGIGPYTAAAILSIAFNLPHPLRDANVERLFARLADIDRPLKQRPTQHRLAVLAERLLDRENPRNYNQALMELGALVCTPKKPACTACPVQIHCRAHRADTVEFRPLPTDKQRKIDITMACGILRHGSRYFIQQRLPDDIWGGLWEFPGGRLEEGETPERAALREIEEETGWQMDALTPFSTVVHHYTRYRVTLHGFAGILPPSAAAPRLTAASQYAWVSLAQLSDYPFPAGHRQLVRALQNGNFSGQ, encoded by the coding sequence GTGATTGACAAGGAGAATACGGCAGAAATCGCCGACTTTCAACAACGGCTGCTCCACTGGTTCGAGGCCCATCAGCGTCCCCTGCCCTGGCGGGCGACCTATGATCCCTACCATGTGTGGATCTCGGAAATCATGGGCCAGCAAACCCAGATGGAACGGGTCGCCCTCTATTTCACGCGCTGGATTGACCAATTCCCCGACATCGCCGCTGTGGCCGAGGCCGAGGAGCAGGCCATCCTCAAGGCTTGGGAAGGATTGGGCTACTACAGCCGGGCGCGCAACATCCAACGCACGGCCAGACTATTGCTCGCAGACGGCAAACCGGAGATTCCGCAGGACACTCAGCAACTGCTCAAGCTGCCCGGCATCGGCCCCTACACCGCTGCCGCCATCCTGTCCATCGCCTTCAACCTGCCGCATCCGCTCCGCGACGCCAATGTCGAACGGCTGTTTGCCCGCCTGGCCGATATCGATCGCCCGCTCAAGCAGCGCCCGACGCAGCACCGGCTGGCCGTGCTGGCCGAGCGGCTTCTCGACCGGGAAAATCCCCGTAACTATAACCAGGCCCTGATGGAACTGGGAGCGCTGGTCTGCACCCCGAAGAAGCCGGCCTGCACCGCCTGCCCGGTCCAGATCCACTGCCGCGCCCATCGGGCCGACACCGTGGAATTTCGGCCGCTGCCCACGGACAAACAGCGGAAGATCGACATCACCATGGCCTGTGGCATTCTTCGCCACGGCTCGCGTTACTTCATCCAGCAGCGCTTGCCCGATGATATCTGGGGCGGCCTGTGGGAGTTTCCCGGCGGACGGCTGGAAGAAGGAGAAACGCCCGAACGGGCGGCCCTGCGCGAAATCGAGGAAGAAACCGGTTGGCAAATGGACGCACTCACCCCTTTTTCCACCGTGGTGCATCACTACACCCGCTACCGGGTCACGCTGCACGGCTTTGCCGGGATTCTTCCCCCGTCCGCGGCAGCCCCTCGATTGACCGCCGCCAGCCAGTATGCCTGGGTTTCCCTGGCACAACTCTCGGACTACCCCTTTCCCGCCGGACACCGCCAGCTGGTCAGGGCCCTGCAGAATGGGAATTTTTCCGGACAATAG
- a CDS encoding sigma-54 interaction domain-containing protein, whose translation MQEEVHRLSTNWRTLLDAMPEMVFLLRETGEVEYMNRSAKGCFGFPCGGRATTCLREVSQQCGTILNDADDCDATEQGRVTETLIDTTPVEYSSVPFVGYTGEKLIMLVMRDITQRKNFERELLQFNTSIETILQQKISELQASEETRIRLSRQVNSLKTQLGFHHKADQMVGRSRKMRELREMIHQVAGSDATILITGESGTGKELVANLLKATSQREDKPFLKINCNAINDSLLEADLFGYEKGAFTGATARKVGKFEVVDGGTIFLDEIGDISPRMQVSLLRVLQNGEIIRVGGNEPIKVDVRVIAATNVDLAQAVKDKKFRLDLYYRLNIINIDIPPLRERKEDIVELVSFFVNHYREAFKKEIDFVPKSIINRLLAHDWPGNVRELENLIQRAVLMAKGKMITEADLIFDQDPRIEQQRVDTFNIDDKLGALPLKAIVADFEAAIIHRALDKYNGNVSTAATQLKLGKTALYDKMKQHGISAKHIKQSKRN comes from the coding sequence ATGCAGGAAGAGGTGCATCGTCTCAGCACCAACTGGCGAACCCTGCTTGACGCCATGCCGGAGATGGTTTTTCTGCTCCGTGAGACGGGTGAAGTCGAATACATGAACCGCAGCGCCAAGGGCTGTTTCGGCTTTCCGTGCGGAGGGCGCGCGACAACCTGCCTGCGCGAGGTGAGCCAGCAGTGCGGAACGATCCTCAACGATGCCGACGATTGCGACGCGACCGAACAAGGACGGGTGACGGAAACCCTGATCGACACCACGCCGGTTGAGTATTCTTCCGTGCCTTTTGTCGGCTATACCGGTGAAAAATTGATCATGCTGGTGATGCGCGATATCACCCAGCGTAAAAATTTCGAACGGGAACTGTTGCAGTTCAACACCAGTATCGAAACCATTCTCCAGCAGAAAATCAGCGAGTTACAGGCCAGCGAGGAAACACGGATACGGCTCTCCCGTCAGGTCAACAGCCTCAAGACCCAATTGGGCTTTCACCACAAGGCAGACCAGATGGTCGGTCGCAGCCGCAAAATGCGCGAACTGCGGGAAATGATCCATCAGGTCGCCGGATCGGACGCCACCATCCTCATCACCGGCGAATCGGGAACCGGCAAGGAACTGGTGGCCAACTTGCTCAAGGCCACCAGCCAGCGGGAAGACAAGCCCTTCCTCAAGATCAACTGTAACGCCATCAACGATTCACTGCTGGAGGCCGATCTGTTCGGGTACGAGAAGGGAGCCTTCACCGGGGCCACCGCCCGCAAGGTCGGCAAATTCGAAGTGGTCGACGGCGGCACCATTTTTCTTGACGAGATCGGCGACATCAGCCCCCGGATGCAGGTTTCCCTGTTGCGAGTGCTGCAGAACGGCGAGATCATCCGGGTCGGCGGCAACGAACCGATCAAGGTCGATGTCCGGGTAATCGCGGCCACCAACGTCGATTTGGCCCAGGCGGTCAAGGACAAGAAATTTCGGCTCGATCTCTATTACCGCCTCAACATCATCAATATCGACATCCCGCCACTGCGGGAGCGGAAGGAAGACATCGTCGAGCTCGTTTCCTTCTTCGTCAACCACTACCGCGAGGCCTTCAAGAAGGAGATCGATTTCGTGCCCAAATCGATCATCAACCGCCTGCTGGCCCACGACTGGCCGGGCAATGTCCGCGAACTGGAGAATTTGATCCAACGGGCGGTGCTCATGGCCAAAGGGAAGATGATCACCGAGGCGGACCTGATTTTCGACCAGGATCCGCGCATCGAGCAGCAGCGGGTCGACACCTTCAACATCGACGACAAGCTCGGCGCCTTGCCGTTGAAAGCCATCGTGGCCGATTTCGAGGCGGCCATCATCCATCGCGCCCTAGACAAATACAACGGCAACGTGTCCACCGCCGCCACCCAGCTCAAACTCGGCAAGACCGCCCTGTACGACAAGATGAAACAGCACGGCATCTCGGCCAAGCACATCAAGCAAAGCAAAAGAAACTGA
- a CDS encoding DUF2231 domain-containing protein: protein MTASIFTFLEQIGFTHPLHPGLTHLPMGMVMGCFFFSLVAWLGKKPEFNRTALHCAALGLVFVVPTVIAGLLDWLHRYGGQMQPLIITKMVLAALLPLLLAWAIRLHHTAAKENMLVLAYSLCLACAIGLGFAGGELVYGG from the coding sequence ATGACCGCATCCATCTTTACCTTTCTTGAGCAAATCGGCTTCACTCACCCGTTGCATCCCGGCCTGACCCATCTTCCCATGGGCATGGTCATGGGCTGTTTTTTCTTCAGCCTCGTGGCCTGGTTGGGCAAAAAGCCGGAGTTCAACCGCACCGCCCTGCACTGTGCGGCGCTCGGCCTGGTGTTCGTCGTGCCCACGGTGATTGCCGGCCTGCTCGACTGGCTGCACCGCTACGGGGGACAGATGCAGCCGCTGATCATCACCAAGATGGTCCTGGCGGCCCTGCTGCCGCTGCTGCTCGCCTGGGCCATCCGGCTCCACCACACCGCCGCCAAGGAAAACATGCTTGTCCTGGCCTATAGCCTCTGCCTGGCATGCGCCATCGGCCTTGGCTTTGCCGGCGGGGAACTGGTGTACGGCGGCTGA
- a CDS encoding diaminopimelate decarboxylase, giving the protein MNQDAYYSWWQRQDLCYREGRLFFAGRPVQELADQFGTPAFVYSAERVRQNLERLHAALSGAGLAGRFSLLYAMKANRFAPLLTFLRQSGLCGIDACSPAEVEHAVSCGFSPAQISFTATSLSTRDLTALARYPGLFMDCDSLHAIRCWGALKPGTQIGLRVNPAMGIGRAANDKLHYAGATTTKFGIYWEQFAEALETAKAYDLQVRKIHFHTGCGYLTPQLEQLERIIAHCFRFVEAAGEVERVNIGGGLGVPHLDSDRPLDLDRWAAILQGQFAGRGLHVEIEPGDYLLKDAGLLLVEKTFVERKKDRTFVGVDAGFNIAPEPAYYALPFQPLPLRYDPSPCTEMSVVGNINEALDVWYEQAWLPDLSSQSHLALINAGAYSSAMASHHCLRGQFKEFLLF; this is encoded by the coding sequence GTGAACCAGGACGCGTATTACAGCTGGTGGCAGCGGCAGGATCTCTGCTACCGGGAGGGGCGGCTTTTTTTTGCCGGGCGGCCGGTCCAGGAGCTGGCCGATCAGTTCGGCACCCCTGCCTTTGTTTACTCGGCCGAGCGGGTCCGGCAGAATCTTGAACGGTTGCACGCAGCCCTCAGCGGCGCCGGCCTGGCCGGGCGTTTCTCCCTTCTCTATGCCATGAAGGCCAACCGCTTCGCCCCGCTGCTGACCTTTCTCAGGCAGAGCGGATTGTGCGGCATCGACGCCTGCTCGCCCGCCGAGGTGGAACACGCGGTCAGTTGCGGCTTCTCGCCCGCGCAGATTTCGTTCACCGCCACCAGCCTGTCGACGCGCGACCTGACCGCACTGGCCCGTTATCCGGGCCTGTTCATGGACTGCGATTCGCTGCATGCGATCCGCTGTTGGGGGGCGCTGAAGCCGGGAACACAGATCGGTCTGCGGGTCAATCCGGCCATGGGCATCGGGCGGGCGGCCAACGACAAACTCCACTATGCCGGTGCGACCACCACCAAGTTCGGCATTTACTGGGAACAGTTTGCCGAGGCCCTGGAAACAGCCAAAGCCTATGACCTGCAGGTCCGTAAGATTCATTTCCACACCGGCTGCGGCTACCTGACACCGCAACTCGAACAGCTGGAACGGATCATCGCTCACTGTTTTCGCTTTGTCGAGGCGGCGGGAGAGGTGGAGCGGGTCAATATCGGCGGCGGTCTGGGGGTCCCCCATCTCGACTCGGATCGACCGCTGGACCTGGATAGATGGGCGGCAATCCTCCAAGGCCAATTTGCCGGCCGTGGGCTGCATGTGGAAATCGAGCCGGGCGACTACCTGCTCAAGGATGCGGGGCTGCTGCTGGTGGAAAAGACCTTTGTCGAACGAAAAAAAGACCGAACCTTTGTCGGCGTCGATGCCGGGTTCAACATCGCCCCGGAACCAGCCTACTACGCCCTGCCGTTTCAGCCATTACCGTTGCGCTACGACCCGTCACCCTGCACCGAGATGAGTGTGGTGGGCAATATCAACGAAGCCCTGGACGTGTGGTATGAGCAGGCGTGGCTGCCTGATCTGAGCAGCCAGAGTCATCTCGCCCTGATCAACGCCGGCGCCTATTCCTCGGCCATGGCATCACATCATTGCCTGCGCGGCCAGTTCAAGGAATTTCTTCTGTTCTGA
- a CDS encoding SET domain-containing protein-lysine N-methyltransferase, translated as MLYPPDQFGKDPLFPKHSDFAVVFKDELAGRGVIAFRAFKQGEIIARMAGYIVHEIRQHTLQITPDTHLYDPYFSGFFLHSCAPNISLDMVNLTVTALKEIPANSFLYMDYAETEDVLFKQFPCSCGSANCRGWITGRKEMHDGALAQQLHLNQALR; from the coding sequence ATGCTTTACCCACCGGACCAGTTCGGGAAAGACCCGCTCTTTCCCAAGCATTCTGATTTTGCCGTTGTCTTTAAGGATGAATTGGCCGGTCGAGGCGTGATTGCCTTCCGCGCCTTCAAACAAGGCGAGATCATCGCCCGGATGGCAGGGTATATCGTGCATGAAATTCGCCAGCACACCCTGCAAATTACCCCGGATACCCATCTCTATGATCCCTATTTTTCTGGTTTTTTCCTCCATTCCTGTGCGCCGAACATCTCGCTGGACATGGTCAATCTGACCGTGACCGCCCTCAAGGAGATTCCGGCCAACAGTTTTCTCTACATGGATTATGCCGAAACCGAGGATGTGCTGTTCAAGCAGTTTCCCTGTTCGTGCGGATCGGCCAACTGCCGCGGATGGATCACCGGCAGGAAGGAGATGCACGACGGCGCCCTGGCACAGCAGCTGCACCTCAACCAGGCGCTGCGGTGA
- a CDS encoding TIGR00266 family protein: MSNWFVAVDGKSLGPFTIQQMLGALASGQYNAATMVWRDGFADWIPAGRVPELQAGQAAPPPPPFSGKEAHEIDYTIFGNEMQFVEIELDSQESVISEAGAMMYMHDQVVMETVFGDGSRNSGSGTFFDKMLGAGKRLITGEGLFITMFTYTGAGKGKVAFAAPYPGKIIPLDLTKYNGRIICQKDAFLCAAKGVSVGIAFQRKIGVALFGGEGFIMQQLDGDGLVFVHAGGTIVEKELAAGETLRVDTGCLVALTASVNYDIEFVGNVKSAIFGGEGFFFANLRGPGHVWLQSLPFSRLAGRIWEAAPQTGGGGQGEGSVLGGIANIFER, encoded by the coding sequence ATGTCAAACTGGTTTGTTGCCGTGGACGGCAAATCCCTTGGACCTTTCACCATTCAACAGATGCTCGGCGCTCTTGCCTCGGGGCAGTACAATGCAGCCACCATGGTCTGGCGCGATGGCTTTGCCGACTGGATACCCGCAGGACGGGTGCCGGAACTGCAAGCCGGCCAGGCCGCACCGCCCCCCCCGCCCTTTTCCGGCAAGGAAGCCCACGAGATCGATTACACCATCTTCGGCAACGAGATGCAGTTCGTGGAAATCGAACTCGATTCCCAAGAAAGCGTGATCTCCGAGGCCGGGGCCATGATGTACATGCACGATCAGGTGGTGATGGAAACGGTGTTCGGCGACGGTTCCCGGAATTCGGGTTCCGGCACCTTTTTCGACAAAATGCTCGGAGCGGGCAAGCGACTGATCACCGGCGAGGGACTGTTCATCACCATGTTCACCTATACCGGCGCCGGCAAGGGCAAGGTGGCCTTTGCCGCGCCCTATCCGGGCAAGATCATCCCCTTGGATCTGACCAAATACAATGGCCGGATCATCTGCCAGAAGGACGCCTTTCTCTGCGCGGCCAAGGGGGTTTCGGTGGGGATTGCCTTTCAGCGAAAAATCGGGGTCGCCCTGTTCGGCGGCGAGGGATTCATCATGCAGCAGCTGGACGGCGACGGTTTGGTGTTCGTCCACGCCGGCGGCACCATCGTCGAAAAGGAGCTGGCCGCGGGCGAAACCCTGCGGGTGGATACCGGCTGCCTCGTGGCCTTGACAGCCAGCGTCAACTATGACATCGAATTTGTCGGCAACGTCAAATCGGCAATCTTCGGCGGGGAGGGATTCTTCTTTGCCAACCTGCGCGGCCCTGGCCACGTCTGGCTGCAATCGCTGCCTTTCTCGCGGCTTGCCGGCCGCATCTGGGAAGCAGCGCCCCAGACCGGGGGAGGCGGCCAGGGGGAAGGTTCGGTGCTGGGGGGGATTGCCAATATTTTTGAGCGGTGA
- a CDS encoding PIN domain-containing protein, with amino-acid sequence MIQYILLVDFENVQQVDLSKLKDDTSVIIFLGANQKNIPTEMVTSAQRLGSRIEWRQIEGNGNNALDFHIACHLGRILEPPPSPLYSFIQR; translated from the coding sequence TTGATTCAATATATTCTGCTCGTTGATTTTGAAAATGTGCAACAGGTCGATCTTTCTAAGCTCAAGGATGATACGAGTGTCATTATCTTTCTTGGAGCAAATCAAAAGAATATCCCGACAGAAATGGTCACCTCCGCGCAACGTCTCGGTAGCCGCATAGAGTGGAGGCAAATTGAGGGTAATGGCAACAATGCCCTAGATTTCCATATTGCCTGCCATTTAGGCCGCATTCTGGAGCCCCCCCCAAGTCCGTTGTATAGTTTTATCCAAAGATAA